In one Modestobacter sp. L9-4 genomic region, the following are encoded:
- the hrpA gene encoding ATP-dependent RNA helicase HrpA, which produces MTTPHDDLRSRLSALTLSDEHRLGRRLDGTRRTRDLAVRAKQTEQIAAEVAAAEQRVARRRDAVPVVSYPEELPVSQRRDDIAEALRDSQVVVIAGETGSGKTTQLPKILLELGRGVRGRIGHTQPRRIAARTVAERIAEELGSPLGDVVGFKVRFTDDVGDRTLVKLMTDGVLLAEVQRDRLLRQYDTIIIDEAHERSLNIDFLLGYLARLLPRRPDLKLVITSATIDVDRIAKHFSVDGAAVPVVEVSGRIYPVEVRYRPVIDPDDEDADPDRDQVTAIVDACAELVAEGPGDVLVFLAGEREIRDTADALNERGFPLTEVLPLYSRLSAADQHKVFQPHTGRRIVLATNVAETSLTVPGIKYVVDPGTARISRYSHRTKVQRLPIEAISQASARQRSGRCGRTSEGIAIRLYTEADFEARPEYTDPEILRTNLASVLLQMASLDLGDVAEFPFIDPPDRRAIADGVALLEELDALDAAGGLTPTGRSLATLPLDPRLARMVVEADRRGVLEEVLVIAAGLTVQDVRERPAEHQQAADEQHKRFADENSDFIGLLNLWRYLEERAEELSGNQFRRTVKKEFLHYLRIREWQDLHGQLRSTARRLGMTLGELAPAPDERGVTAALLSGLLSQVGMQVEPVKDRSGKPGRPGREYMGTRNTRFVLAPGSPLAKKPPRWVVAAELVETSRLFARTVARIDPETVEKLADHLVHRQYSEPRWDAKRGSVVATERVTLYGLPLVVGRRVQYGSIDPVVSRELFIRHALVQGEWTTHHRFAADNARTIERVAELEERARRRDIRVDDETVFELYDARVPADVVSTRHFDRWWKEARRTTPDLLTFTPEMLTNAAVAGQVQLEDYPDEVQLTQGLTLPLSYAFAPGAEQDGVTVDVPLGVLDTVAARTSGESLAFTVPGQRAELVTELLRSLPKQLRRGLVPIPDRVREVLPKIDPTEALLPALERELRRATSVVIPPDAWRPAEVPPHLRATYRVLDDSQRLLAQGKDLTALRTQVAPQARASLARAASTYERSRQTTWTFGELPETVEVERGGHVVTAFLALVDEGETVGVRVVPTQAEATRMSWRGARRLLELVVSSPVKQVVKGIGPRSRLALQFNPDGEIPDLVADCVDAAADELIAAAGGPPRTEAAFAALVATARTELHTLTSDAVRRVEAVLTQARETAIAIGAAPGRRVPEAAIADLRAQMGGLLHRGFVATAGRRRLPDLVRYLKAMELRLDKLPANAARDALLMAQVEAVTKEYEQLRAAVPATGAPDDAVMRVRWMVEELRVGLFAQTVGTPRPVSEQRIYKAIDAVSV; this is translated from the coding sequence GTGACCACCCCGCACGACGACCTCCGGTCCCGGCTGTCCGCACTGACCCTGAGCGACGAGCACCGCCTCGGTCGGCGGCTGGACGGCACCCGGCGCACGAGGGACCTCGCGGTCCGCGCGAAGCAGACCGAGCAGATCGCCGCCGAGGTGGCGGCGGCCGAGCAGCGCGTCGCCCGCCGCCGGGACGCCGTCCCGGTCGTGAGCTACCCGGAGGAGCTGCCGGTCAGTCAGCGGCGCGACGACATCGCCGAGGCGCTGCGCGACTCGCAGGTGGTCGTCATCGCCGGGGAGACCGGCTCGGGCAAGACCACGCAGCTGCCGAAGATCCTGCTGGAGCTCGGCCGTGGCGTCCGGGGCCGGATCGGGCACACCCAGCCGCGACGGATCGCCGCGCGCACCGTCGCCGAGCGGATCGCCGAGGAGCTGGGCAGCCCGCTGGGCGACGTCGTCGGCTTCAAGGTCCGGTTCACCGACGACGTGGGCGACCGGACGCTGGTCAAGCTGATGACCGACGGCGTCCTGCTCGCCGAGGTGCAGCGCGACCGGCTGCTGCGCCAGTACGACACGATCATCATCGACGAGGCGCACGAGCGGAGCCTCAACATCGACTTCCTGCTGGGCTACCTCGCCCGGCTGCTGCCCCGCCGTCCCGACCTCAAGCTGGTCATCACCTCGGCGACCATCGACGTCGACCGGATCGCCAAGCACTTCTCCGTCGACGGCGCCGCGGTGCCGGTGGTCGAGGTCAGCGGGCGCATCTATCCGGTCGAGGTCCGCTACCGCCCGGTCATCGACCCGGACGACGAGGACGCCGACCCCGACCGCGACCAGGTCACCGCGATCGTCGACGCCTGCGCCGAGCTGGTGGCCGAGGGCCCCGGCGACGTGCTGGTCTTCCTGGCCGGTGAGCGCGAGATCCGCGACACCGCGGACGCCCTCAACGAGCGTGGGTTCCCGCTCACCGAGGTGCTGCCGCTCTACTCGCGGCTGAGCGCGGCCGATCAGCACAAGGTCTTCCAGCCGCACACCGGACGGCGGATCGTGCTGGCCACCAACGTCGCCGAGACGTCACTGACGGTTCCGGGCATCAAGTACGTCGTCGACCCGGGCACCGCGCGCATCTCCCGGTACAGCCATCGCACGAAGGTGCAGCGGCTGCCGATCGAGGCGATCAGCCAGGCCTCGGCGCGGCAGCGCTCGGGCCGCTGCGGGCGCACCAGCGAGGGCATCGCCATCCGGCTCTACACGGAGGCCGACTTCGAGGCCCGCCCCGAGTACACCGACCCCGAGATCCTGCGCACCAACCTGGCCTCGGTGCTGCTGCAGATGGCCTCGCTCGACCTCGGCGACGTCGCCGAGTTCCCCTTCATCGACCCGCCGGACCGCCGCGCGATCGCCGACGGCGTGGCGCTGCTGGAGGAGCTCGACGCCCTCGACGCCGCCGGCGGGCTCACCCCGACCGGCCGCTCGCTGGCGACCCTGCCGCTGGACCCGCGGCTGGCCCGGATGGTCGTGGAGGCCGACCGGCGCGGGGTGCTGGAGGAGGTGCTGGTCATCGCCGCCGGGCTCACCGTGCAGGACGTGCGCGAGCGCCCGGCCGAGCACCAGCAGGCCGCCGACGAGCAGCACAAGCGGTTCGCCGACGAGAACTCCGACTTCATCGGCCTGCTCAACCTCTGGCGCTACCTGGAGGAGCGGGCCGAGGAGCTGTCGGGCAACCAGTTCCGCCGCACCGTGAAGAAGGAGTTCCTCCACTACCTGCGCATCCGCGAGTGGCAGGACCTGCACGGCCAGCTGCGCAGCACCGCCCGCCGGCTGGGCATGACCCTCGGCGAGCTGGCGCCGGCGCCCGACGAGCGCGGCGTGACCGCCGCCCTGCTCTCGGGCCTGCTCTCCCAGGTCGGCATGCAGGTCGAGCCCGTGAAGGACCGGTCCGGCAAGCCCGGCCGTCCGGGCCGTGAGTACATGGGCACCCGCAACACCCGCTTCGTGCTGGCCCCGGGCTCGCCGCTGGCCAAGAAGCCGCCGCGCTGGGTGGTCGCCGCCGAGCTGGTGGAGACCAGTCGGCTGTTCGCCCGCACCGTCGCGCGGATCGACCCCGAGACGGTCGAGAAGCTGGCCGACCACCTGGTGCACCGGCAGTACAGCGAGCCGCGCTGGGACGCCAAGCGCGGCTCGGTCGTCGCCACCGAGCGGGTCACCCTCTACGGCCTGCCGCTGGTGGTGGGCCGCCGGGTGCAGTACGGCTCGATCGACCCGGTGGTCTCCCGCGAGCTGTTCATCCGGCACGCGCTGGTGCAGGGGGAGTGGACGACGCACCACCGCTTCGCCGCCGACAACGCCCGCACGATCGAGCGGGTCGCCGAGCTGGAGGAGCGCGCCCGCCGCCGCGACATCCGGGTGGACGACGAGACGGTGTTCGAGCTCTACGACGCCCGGGTGCCCGCCGACGTCGTCTCCACCCGGCACTTCGACCGCTGGTGGAAGGAGGCCCGGCGCACGACCCCGGACCTGCTGACCTTCACCCCGGAGATGCTCACCAACGCCGCCGTCGCCGGGCAGGTGCAGCTGGAGGACTATCCCGACGAGGTGCAGCTGACCCAGGGACTGACCCTGCCGCTGTCCTACGCGTTCGCCCCGGGTGCGGAGCAGGACGGCGTAACCGTCGACGTGCCGCTGGGCGTGCTGGACACCGTGGCCGCGCGGACGTCGGGGGAGTCGCTGGCGTTCACGGTGCCCGGGCAGCGGGCCGAGCTGGTCACCGAGCTGCTGCGGTCGCTGCCCAAGCAGCTGCGCCGCGGGCTGGTGCCGATCCCGGACCGGGTGCGCGAGGTGCTGCCGAAGATCGACCCGACGGAGGCGCTGCTGCCGGCGCTGGAGCGCGAGCTGCGCCGGGCCACGTCGGTGGTCATCCCGCCGGACGCCTGGCGCCCGGCGGAGGTGCCGCCGCACCTGCGCGCCACCTACCGGGTGCTCGACGACTCCCAGCGCCTGCTCGCCCAGGGCAAGGACCTCACCGCGCTGCGCACCCAGGTCGCGCCGCAGGCCCGGGCCAGCCTTGCCCGCGCCGCGTCGACCTACGAGCGCAGCCGGCAGACCACCTGGACGTTCGGCGAGCTGCCGGAGACCGTCGAGGTCGAGCGCGGCGGGCACGTGGTCACCGCGTTCCTGGCGCTGGTCGACGAGGGCGAGACGGTCGGCGTCCGGGTGGTGCCCACCCAGGCCGAGGCCACCCGGATGAGCTGGCGGGGCGCCCGACGGCTCCTGGAGCTGGTCGTCAGCTCCCCGGTCAAGCAGGTGGTCAAGGGCATCGGACCACGCTCCAGGCTGGCGCTGCAGTTCAACCCCGACGGCGAGATCCCCGACCTGGTCGCCGACTGCGTGGACGCCGCCGCCGACGAGCTGATCGCGGCCGCCGGTGGCCCGCCGCGCACCGAGGCCGCGTTCGCCGCGCTGGTGGCCACGGCCCGCACCGAGCTGCACACGCTGACCAGCGACGCCGTCCGGCGGGTGGAGGCCGTGCTGACGCAGGCCCGGGAGACCGCCATCGCCATCGGCGCCGCGCCGGGACGGCGGGTGCCCGAGGCCGCGATCGCCGACCTGCGGGCGCAGATGGGCGGACTGCTGCACCGCGGCTTCGTCGCCACCGCCGGGCGCAGGCGGCTGCCGGACCTGGTGAGGTACCTCAAGGCGATGGAGCTGCGGCTGGACAAGCTGCCGGCCAACGCCGCCCGCGACGCGCTCCTGATGGCGCAGGTCGAGGCGGTGACCAAGGAGTACGAGCAGCTGCGCGCCGCCGTCCCGGCCACCGGTGCGCCCGACGACGCGGTCATGCGGGTGCGGTGGATGGTCGAGGAGCTTCGGGTCGGGCTGTTCGCCCAGACCGTCGGCACGCCGCGGCCGGTCTCCGAGCAGCGCATCTACAAGGCCATCGACGCCGTGTCGGTCTGA
- a CDS encoding HAD family hydrolase: MTGWSGPPPLAVVVDLDDTLYPQAAYLAGAAAAVGAAAGTAGLDGDAVHAALVAELAAGSDTGGTIDRALLAAGVAPGELPALLPPLVAAFTGHRPDRLPTYPGVEAALTALAAAAPLACLTDGAPEIQRAKLAGTGLDRLLPLVVLSDSLGGRATRKPAPAGLLAVAARLGVPADRLLMIGDRPGKDVAVAAAVGARAIRVRQGEYATAPDVPAAWAVTASFPEAAARALSVIGPPDVDGRLTRSRDLGPRVASTGGELSMTWGQDSSYTTQLRAGR; encoded by the coding sequence GTGACCGGCTGGTCCGGGCCGCCACCGCTGGCCGTGGTCGTCGACCTCGACGACACGCTCTACCCGCAGGCCGCCTACCTCGCCGGTGCGGCCGCGGCCGTCGGAGCCGCGGCCGGCACCGCCGGCCTGGACGGCGACGCCGTGCACGCCGCGCTCGTCGCGGAGCTGGCGGCCGGTTCCGACACCGGCGGCACGATCGACCGCGCGCTGCTCGCCGCCGGCGTCGCCCCGGGGGAGCTGCCGGCCCTGCTGCCGCCGCTGGTCGCCGCCTTCACCGGGCACCGGCCGGACCGGCTGCCCACCTACCCCGGGGTCGAGGCGGCGCTGACCGCGCTGGCCGCGGCCGCACCGCTGGCCTGCCTCACCGACGGCGCCCCGGAGATCCAGCGGGCCAAGCTGGCCGGCACCGGGCTGGACCGGCTGCTGCCGCTCGTCGTCCTGAGCGACTCCCTCGGCGGGCGCGCCACCCGCAAGCCCGCACCCGCCGGGCTGCTGGCCGTCGCCGCCCGGCTCGGGGTACCCGCCGACCGGCTGCTGATGATCGGCGACCGGCCGGGCAAGGACGTCGCCGTCGCGGCCGCCGTGGGCGCCCGGGCGATCCGGGTGCGGCAGGGCGAGTACGCCACCGCGCCCGACGTCCCGGCGGCCTGGGCGGTCACCGCCAGCTTCCCGGAGGCGGCTGCCCGCGCACTCTCCGTGATCGGCCCACCCGACGTGGACGGGCGCCTCACCCGTTCGCGTGACTTGGGCCCGCGGGTGGCCAGCACGGGCGGTGAGCTGTCGATGACATGGGGACAGGACAGCTCGTACACGACCCAGTTGAGGGCAGGACGATGA
- a CDS encoding PIG-L deacetylase family protein produces the protein MRNVLAVGAHPDDIELGCGATLLAHHAAGDRVTMLVLTGGENGPGDERSQISRRRQEQQRAARTLGAELEWGGLRDCTVVPDSATIGIIESVLRATDADLVYVHAPDDSHQDHRAVSAATLSAARRLSRVMHYQSPSTLTFTPTVFVDVTAHLSGKLAALGAHASQVEMSAMVEPDAVVASARHWGAQARIGYAEAFAPTRMVLDLAPRPAAELPAPRAAAEDLVPAHRLSSLIAVPSAVPVAAG, from the coding sequence ATGCGTAACGTGCTGGCGGTCGGGGCCCACCCCGACGACATCGAGCTCGGCTGCGGCGCCACGCTGCTGGCCCACCATGCGGCCGGTGACCGGGTCACCATGCTCGTGCTCACCGGCGGGGAGAACGGCCCCGGCGACGAGCGCAGCCAGATCAGCCGCCGCCGCCAGGAGCAGCAGCGGGCCGCCCGCACCCTGGGCGCGGAGCTGGAGTGGGGCGGGCTGCGTGACTGCACCGTCGTCCCCGACTCGGCCACCATCGGCATCATCGAGTCCGTGCTGCGGGCCACCGACGCCGACCTGGTCTACGTGCACGCCCCCGACGACAGCCACCAGGACCACCGGGCGGTGTCCGCAGCCACGCTGTCCGCCGCGCGCCGGCTGTCCCGGGTCATGCACTACCAGAGCCCCTCGACGCTGACCTTCACCCCGACGGTCTTCGTCGACGTCACCGCGCACCTGTCGGGCAAGCTCGCCGCCCTCGGCGCGCACGCCTCCCAGGTGGAGATGTCGGCGATGGTCGAGCCGGACGCCGTCGTGGCGTCGGCCCGGCACTGGGGCGCGCAGGCGCGGATCGGCTACGCCGAGGCGTTCGCGCCCACGCGGATGGTGCTCGACCTGGCGCCCCGTCCCGCGGCGGAGCTGCCGGCACCCCGCGCGGCCGCCGAGGACCTGGTGCCCGCGCACCGGCTCAGCAGCCTGATCGCCGTCCCGTCGGCCGTCCCGGTCGCCGCCGGCTGA
- a CDS encoding YihY/virulence factor BrkB family protein produces MAGASARAPREGSRGGTAQDSNTPNDAHDTAPGDDKISRERADYAPTGADPKATTGGTFKRTLKEFSEDGLTDWAATLTYYGILALFPALTALLSIVGLLTDPQQLTDGITQVVPKQAADTLNPVIQQIAGSSSAASLGLIIGIAAAIWSASGYVGAFGRAANIVYETREGRKIWKLKPLQLLVTLIGILFAALILAMLVLSGPVVDAIGQSIGLGDTVLNIWSWAKYPVILVLLALMIAVLYYTAPNAKLRGFKWVSPGAGVAILVAVVASAAFAFYVGNFGSYNKTYGALAGVVIFLIWFWLINLALLFGIELDAEMERTKELKAGVPRADKEIQLDAREAPKRKQTT; encoded by the coding sequence ATGGCCGGAGCCAGTGCACGTGCCCCCCGAGAGGGATCACGCGGCGGTACCGCGCAGGACAGCAACACCCCGAACGACGCCCACGACACCGCGCCGGGCGACGACAAGATCAGCCGCGAGCGCGCCGACTACGCGCCCACCGGCGCCGACCCCAAGGCAACCACCGGCGGCACGTTCAAGCGCACGCTGAAGGAGTTCAGCGAGGACGGGCTCACCGACTGGGCCGCCACGCTGACCTACTACGGCATCCTCGCGCTCTTCCCCGCGCTGACCGCCCTGCTGTCGATCGTGGGCCTGCTCACCGACCCGCAGCAGCTCACCGACGGCATCACGCAGGTCGTGCCGAAGCAGGCGGCGGACACCCTCAACCCGGTGATCCAGCAGATCGCGGGCAGCTCGAGCGCGGCCAGCCTCGGCCTGATCATCGGCATCGCGGCGGCCATCTGGTCGGCGTCGGGCTACGTCGGCGCGTTCGGCCGGGCGGCCAACATCGTCTACGAGACGCGTGAGGGCCGGAAGATCTGGAAGCTCAAGCCGCTGCAGCTGCTGGTCACCCTGATCGGCATCCTGTTCGCCGCGCTGATCCTGGCGATGCTGGTGCTCAGCGGCCCGGTCGTGGACGCCATCGGGCAGTCCATCGGCCTGGGCGACACCGTGTTGAACATCTGGAGCTGGGCGAAGTACCCGGTCATCCTGGTGCTGCTGGCGCTGATGATCGCCGTCCTCTACTACACCGCCCCGAACGCGAAGCTGCGCGGCTTCAAGTGGGTCAGCCCCGGCGCCGGCGTCGCGATCCTGGTCGCGGTCGTCGCCTCGGCGGCGTTCGCGTTCTACGTCGGCAACTTCGGCAGCTACAACAAGACCTACGGCGCCCTGGCCGGCGTGGTCATCTTCCTGATCTGGTTCTGGCTGATCAACCTCGCCCTCCTCTTCGGCATCGAGCTGGACGCCGAGATGGAGCGCACCAAGGAGCTGAAGGCCGGCGTCCCGCGCGCGGACAAGGAGATCCAGCTCGACGCCCGTGAGGCGCCGAAGCGCAAGCAGACGACCTGA
- a CDS encoding MarR family winged helix-turn-helix transcriptional regulator — protein sequence MSETLTSETAPPPLSLPEELAQLVRVMHLLKNQLTGGAGPEARERAAHVLLFPLTRLGPLRQGALAELVHADPSTVSRHVTLLVDRGLVRRVADASDGRASRLVVTPAGEAVLDQMRQERSSLFTRVTADWEGEELHTFTRQLHRLVRQLSDHLPTLGTAIDGAATTSEKDR from the coding sequence GTGTCCGAGACGCTCACGTCCGAGACAGCTCCTCCACCGCTCTCGCTGCCCGAGGAGCTGGCCCAGCTCGTGCGCGTCATGCACCTGCTCAAGAACCAGCTGACCGGCGGCGCTGGCCCCGAGGCCCGCGAGCGCGCCGCGCACGTCCTGCTCTTCCCGCTCACCCGGCTGGGCCCCCTGCGCCAGGGGGCGCTGGCCGAGCTCGTGCACGCCGACCCCTCCACCGTCAGCCGGCACGTCACGCTGCTCGTCGACCGCGGGCTCGTCCGCCGGGTCGCCGACGCCTCCGACGGGCGGGCCAGCCGGCTGGTCGTCACCCCGGCCGGCGAGGCCGTGCTCGACCAGATGCGCCAGGAGCGCAGCTCCCTGTTCACGCGGGTGACCGCCGATTGGGAGGGCGAGGAACTGCACACCTTCACCCGTCAGCTGCACCGCCTGGTGCGGCAGCTCTCCGACCACCTCCCCACCCTGGGCACCGCCATCGACGGCGCCGCGACCACCTCCGAGAAGGACCGATGA
- a CDS encoding MDR family MFS transporter, whose amino-acid sequence MTQTTDRGTGAQRSDARASAAAPDASGAFTHRQIMTILVGLLMGMFLAALDQTVVSTAIRTIADDLQGYDLQAWATTAFLITSTIATPLYGKLSDIYGRRPFYLFAIAVFVIGSALCGFANSMYELAAFRAIQGIGAGGLMSLALAIIADIVPPRERSKYQGYFMAVFGTSSVLGPVIGGFLSGQSSILGITGWRWIFYVNVPLGILALVVVFRVLHLPHTKREHRIDFPGALALITFLVPLLIVAEQGRTWGWDSTRALVCYAIGAVGFVLFVLAERAYKDDALLPLRMFKNRTFAVSSASSIVLGAGMFGGILLLPQYLQIVHGSSPTEAGLQMIPLVLGIMSGSIIAGQTIARTGKYKLFPLVGVVFIVAALLSLHFIVAADTHVWTLVPFMLLMGLGLGFNFQPVILAVQNAVSPREIGVATSSVTFFRQMGGTLGTAVFLSVLFTRLPNDIGSSVRNAAAADPAIAPQLQQAGAGGSDLSDTSFIQKLPAEIALPFKTGFATSLDAVFLIAAIVVALGFFVLLFLPQLPLRTQSGIQAAQAGGSKDADPGTAADSPALAAANAAGTAAPTSVEPPVDGVDRTGESAVPGADPHAGVQPATQPATGPAAGTVVGAGTGAHPGRHEAAGADVDAPEGGRHEATAAGQPTGLASVPADHLPEELRRQV is encoded by the coding sequence ATGACCCAGACCACCGACCGTGGCACGGGGGCCCAGCGCAGCGACGCGCGCGCCTCGGCCGCAGCGCCCGACGCCTCCGGGGCCTTCACCCACCGGCAGATCATGACCATCCTGGTCGGGCTGCTGATGGGCATGTTCCTGGCCGCCCTCGACCAGACCGTGGTCTCCACGGCCATCCGCACGATCGCCGACGACCTGCAGGGCTACGACCTGCAGGCCTGGGCGACCACCGCGTTCCTGATCACCTCGACGATCGCCACGCCGCTCTACGGCAAGCTCAGCGACATCTACGGCCGGCGGCCGTTCTACCTGTTCGCCATCGCGGTGTTCGTCATCGGCTCGGCGCTGTGCGGCTTCGCGAACTCCATGTACGAGCTCGCCGCCTTCCGGGCGATCCAGGGCATCGGCGCCGGTGGCCTGATGTCGCTGGCGCTGGCGATCATCGCCGACATCGTGCCGCCGCGTGAGCGCTCGAAGTACCAGGGCTACTTCATGGCCGTCTTCGGCACCTCGAGCGTGCTGGGCCCGGTCATCGGTGGCTTCCTGTCCGGCCAGTCCTCGATCCTGGGCATCACCGGCTGGCGCTGGATCTTCTACGTCAACGTGCCGCTGGGCATCCTGGCGCTGGTCGTCGTGTTCCGGGTGCTGCACCTGCCGCACACCAAGCGCGAGCACCGCATCGACTTCCCCGGCGCACTGGCGCTGATCACCTTCCTGGTGCCGCTGCTCATCGTCGCCGAGCAGGGCCGCACCTGGGGCTGGGACTCCACCCGCGCGCTGGTCTGCTACGCGATCGGCGCGGTGGGCTTCGTCCTCTTCGTGCTGGCCGAGCGGGCCTACAAGGACGACGCCCTGCTGCCGCTGCGGATGTTCAAGAACCGCACCTTCGCGGTCAGCAGCGCCAGCAGCATCGTGCTGGGCGCCGGCATGTTCGGCGGCATCCTGCTGCTCCCCCAGTACCTGCAGATCGTGCACGGCTCCAGCCCCACCGAGGCCGGCCTGCAGATGATCCCGCTGGTCCTGGGCATCATGTCCGGCTCGATCATCGCCGGCCAGACGATCGCCCGGACCGGCAAGTACAAGCTCTTCCCGCTGGTCGGCGTGGTCTTCATCGTCGCCGCACTGCTCTCGCTGCACTTCATCGTCGCCGCGGACACGCACGTGTGGACCCTGGTGCCGTTCATGCTGCTCATGGGGCTGGGCCTGGGCTTCAACTTCCAGCCGGTGATCCTCGCCGTGCAGAACGCGGTGAGCCCGCGGGAGATCGGTGTGGCGACCTCGTCGGTCACCTTCTTCCGCCAGATGGGCGGCACGCTCGGGACGGCCGTCTTCCTGTCGGTGCTGTTCACCCGGCTGCCGAACGACATCGGCAGCTCCGTCCGCAACGCCGCAGCGGCCGACCCGGCCATCGCCCCGCAGCTGCAGCAGGCCGGCGCCGGCGGCAGCGACCTGTCCGACACATCCTTCATCCAGAAGCTGCCGGCCGAGATCGCGCTGCCGTTCAAGACCGGCTTCGCCACCTCCCTCGACGCGGTCTTCCTGATCGCCGCGATCGTGGTGGCGCTCGGGTTCTTCGTGCTGCTGTTCCTGCCCCAGCTGCCGCTGCGCACCCAGTCCGGCATCCAGGCCGCGCAGGCCGGCGGCAGCAAGGACGCCGACCCGGGCACCGCGGCGGACTCCCCCGCGCTGGCCGCGGCCAACGCGGCCGGGACGGCGGCGCCGACCTCGGTCGAGCCGCCGGTCGACGGTGTCGACCGGACCGGTGAGAGCGCCGTCCCCGGCGCGGACCCGCACGCCGGCGTCCAGCCGGCCACGCAGCCGGCCACCGGACCGGCCGCCGGGACCGTCGTCGGCGCCGGCACCGGTGCGCACCCCGGCCGGCACGAGGCCGCGGGCGCCGACGTCGACGCCCCCGAGGGCGGGCGGCACGAGGCCACCGCCGCCGGCCAGCCCACCGGGCTGGCCAGCGTCCCGGCCGACCACCTGCCCGAGGAGCTCCGCCGGCAGGTCTGA
- a CDS encoding hemerythrin domain-containing protein — protein sequence MTRSIADQTVTELGGPGSVFVRQREDHEQLDRLLTELEGTTGTEQERVLRRIDRLVFSHAFAEETVLWPVVRRVLPDGEALTLQVEEEHQEVNELVSDLETLGHDDPRRAVTLARLVEVLQDDVRDEEDVLFPRLQQALDAPALRRLGRQWDLARRVSPTRPHPTVSRRPPGNAVSALPLTVLDRSRDLVDAGVQRAPGRLVPAGEAVSRGLAAVAGWVERVPLARRGDRPPTSR from the coding sequence ATGACCAGGTCCATCGCAGACCAGACCGTGACCGAGCTCGGCGGACCGGGCAGCGTGTTCGTCCGCCAGCGGGAGGACCACGAGCAGCTCGACCGGCTGCTGACCGAGCTCGAGGGCACCACCGGCACCGAGCAGGAGCGGGTGCTCCGCCGGATCGACCGGCTGGTGTTCAGCCACGCCTTCGCCGAGGAGACCGTGCTCTGGCCGGTCGTCCGCCGCGTGCTCCCCGACGGCGAGGCGCTCACGCTGCAGGTCGAGGAGGAGCACCAGGAGGTCAACGAGCTGGTCAGCGACCTGGAGACGCTCGGGCACGACGACCCCCGCCGGGCGGTGACCCTGGCCCGGCTGGTCGAGGTGCTGCAGGACGACGTCCGGGACGAGGAGGACGTGCTCTTCCCGCGGCTGCAGCAGGCGCTGGACGCGCCGGCGCTGCGGCGGCTGGGCCGGCAGTGGGACCTCGCCCGCCGGGTCTCCCCGACCCGGCCGCACCCGACCGTCTCCCGCCGTCCGCCGGGCAACGCCGTGTCCGCTCTCCCGCTGACGGTGCTCGACCGCAGCCGCGACCTGGTCGACGCGGGCGTGCAGCGTGCGCCCGGGCGGCTGGTGCCGGCCGGCGAGGCCGTCAGCCGCGGGCTGGCCGCGGTCGCCGGCTGGGTGGAACGGGTGCCGCTGGCCCGGCGCGGGGACCGTCCGCCGACCAGCCGCTGA